CCCAACTTAGCACGAGCATGAGAAAAGCCAACATGCACCTTCCAAGATACACAACAATGTGTAGTATagaggtactgtagtaatacataAAAATGCAAAGAAAagaccttaaccctcaaaccgctaggggtccaaatggaattaacacccacaggcgcaacaacaaaaaattccaaaaaattctttcaacTTAtagaagtgttaatttttgttccctgatcacggaaaaaataacaaaaaaatcgtaggtggcatattttagccacaatagggtagggaagtgtggcaaaaaaggggcgttgacagagccttcgccagacgaggtctactctgctcgagctgtcaggcggcagttgccacaaatattttacagtgtcttcacttgaacgaactatatggggcgaggcagattcgttccagtgcggaattcgttccatcaATCCGGCCCCAAAAAAAaccctctgaccccccccccccccccccaaaaaaaaaaaaattaaccctaATTTATGTAATCTTTCTAAATCTAAAATCTAGTTTATAAATCTAGCAATAAATTGTTTCTGTGTTTTACTGTATTTACCTTAACAGTTGAGTTGTGTAGTGTAGATTTTTAGCCTCAATACCCTGAGAGTGCCAGATATGACatgaatataaattcattaaggaacagtaacttttctaacaaatgtacattatacactacagtctgtacataaagtacaaaccactagaatcacactacaGTACTTAAGTAaacgtatactgtactgtatcactTAAACTACACTTTTTACACTTTGTACATTTATGTCATTAGAACTGTGTTGTACAGCTCAATTGGCactcccaggtaagttatggctagtgctgggtgctggtccagttgcctgggcatcctcaggtaagtccttgctggtgctaggtgctggtccagtatcctgggcatcctcaggtgagtccatgctagtgctaggtgctggtccagtatcctgggcatcctcaggtgagtccatgctagtgctaggtgctggtacagtatcctgggcatcgtcaggtgagtccatgctagtgctaggtgctggtacagtatcctgggcatcctcaggtgagtccatgctagtgctaggtgctggtacagtatcctgggcatccccaggtgagtccatgctagtgctaggtgctggtccagtatcctgggcatcctcaggtgagtccatgctagtgctaggtgctggtacagtatcctgggcatcctcaggtgagtccatgctagtgctaggtgctggtacagtatcctgggcatcctcaggtgagtccatgctagtgctaggtgctggtacagtatcctgggcatccccaggtgagtccatgctagtgctaggtgctggtccagtatcctgggcatcctcaggtgagtccatgctagtgctaggtgctggtacagtatcctgggcatcgtcaggtgagtccatgctagtgctaggtgctggtacagtatcctgggcatcctcaggtgagtccttgctagtgctaggtgctggtccagttgcctaggcatcctcaggtgagtccttgctagtgctgggtgctggtcctgtaggcctactgttaatctgtaccaaaaacttttgaatcttagtttgtttcttcATTATGATcttcttcattataatatctttcaatcCCCTTAGGTGTAGATAATAATCTGCCACGTCTTCATCATCAGTTACAGCAACCATATCAAGCAGCTGATTAAGGTTTTGTaatgatgcagcatatggaatagGTAACATGCTACAGGTATCTTCCTCCTCTTCCGCATCCTCATCACCattaccagtaacacactggataatctcatcatcagttaattcaccataacctggatcatcagcatcattatctaaccactcagtcacatcagaaagttgcaaatCTTCCTCGCCAGCATCTCTTAATGTCTCAAAAATCGCATTATCAAAGCCCTCAAAATCATAGTCATCTTCGTCTTTATTCTCACCAGGTACTGgactcagaattttattccatgcgttctttaatgtggtgaccttCAACTCGTTCCATTGTTTGGCCCAGATGTAAATAGCGtctttaattgaatatttcttgaaGTTTTCTAGTGTTCTACTAGCTCTTGTATCCTTATTAAGCCTCTCGTCTTCCTGAGAGAGCAGAACTTCCATTATTTCTACATTCATAGCTCTCTTATAAAGCCGTTTGAGAGCATAGATAACCCCCTGATCCATGGGCTGTATTAAAGATGTAGTATTTGgtggtaaagccatacatgttattttaccatcaggcgatgttaatttagcaatggggtgagctggggcattATCAACCAACAGCATTGCCTTTACATCAGCAGGACGAATGCCACGCTCATTGATCTGATGCTTTCTTACTTCTTTACAAAAGTGATTCTGGAACCAGTCTTCAAAAATAATCTGTGTGAAGCAGGCATTTTTGGTGTTGTAGTAAACGACAGGTAATCTGttcatgcagtttttcaatgctctggggttggcagatttcccaacaattgcgcactttgttcggtgactgccatctgcattaccgcacaataatgctgaaattctttCCTTGCTTACCTTGCGACCAGGAATACTCTCCTCAAGCCTAGAGGCCAAAGTGTTTCTTTGAAGGCAtttccagttaaagcctgtttcatctgcattgtacacttgaaaccagcttagattattagataccatgtgctgagaaagtttatATTTAAATGCATTAACACTTCCTACATCTGCACTTAAGGCttcgccacaaattttcttgttaatgatgccatgcctctctttaaatcgacatacccatccagtgctagccttgaaattgtcaATGTTTAACTTTTcagcaagtctttcagctgcatttctaatagaatcaactgaaaCAGCAATTCCTTTTGCACGATGCTGTGTAAACCATTTGAATACAGCAGTCCAAATCTGTGTATTTAGCAGGCTTCAATGTTTTCCTGTTGCCTATTGCATGAGTTTGACTTTGAGCAACGAATTTCCTAATATTATCCTTCtgcttttttatatcacaaactGTAGCTTTACCGATGTTGAATTCTTGGGCGAGACGGGTGACTGAGTATCCACGCTCTGCTTTCTCTATTAAatcaattttctgatcaattgacAAATATTTTCTCTTTCGTTTTAAATCTTGAACACCACGAATGCTGCTCTGAGACATCTTGACAGAGTATAAgagttcaaaagataaaaattgtTCAAAATTATCCTTCACGCGCGAGCAACACGTTTTCACACTGGGAGGAGAGGAGACAAATGgtgccagccacctcaccaaggcctaacgtttacacgacctgtgcttgttttattggcctACTCAAAATTTAATCTAAATAGGCTTACAAATTGTTTTCAAATAATATTGTTTGTtgttataattaataaaatattgTCTGTTTTgaagttttattaattttatacagtacagtactgtattacataaaacctaatgtattacaatacagtacgtaggctgttagagggagggagggagagatccaggaaacaaaccccttctcccccccccccccaatggctcAAGGAGCGACCTGCCGGCCACACAAAGCCAActgttatctacaccccaattttattaaaaattaagtgaaaaggaaatgtgttgaaactgtttaaaatatgtactgtatatatcacaattttcaccattattattgtgccaatatgacatttttctaataaaaaggctattctcagtgtagataatgcgataattattattaaattgactcttggcatctgacgacgagagaggagaggagtagtggctggtctctggtggtcaggtgcaggtggggggggggggctggagaggaGCAAGGAGCCGCCAGTCACATGTGGTACCTGCCTCTACAGCCTTTACTGACACCACTACTGTACCTGTACAGTATTACTCCagcctcccttgacaacttctaccactgacaacacctgccccctaacaaaaacccctaactactgacaccatttgcctcctgacaacaactctctcaccaatgccctCCTGACACTattttatcaccatttcagctggttgtcagctgcctggctgacaacctgcctcccatgagaatACGTAACTTACACTACCTGCCCCCTAACAAAAAACCCTAACtaatgacaccacttgcctcctgacaacaactctctcaccattacccccctgactccattttatcaccatttctccctagaaacaatgggtaaggataataaaacactatactgtacatgtataactgtttacactctggcgaatcatagttgatgacagccagctccgacgctcggcctcggtgaccgcttggacgaacattcctcacttaatcgaacatttgtatgttccactgaacatttggtactgaattcaatttgttcggctcttccgggaattcgatagagcggggttcattagactgaggaagcactgtattacctaattatttcaatgtctctgattgattttttcttagtttttttccagtaatattattcaatagagtgaattgtgatacatttatataataaaatgtgtgaaccatcgctgtactcaaaattatggtgtgcatattagtgattcaattattatgttcataaaacaataaacaaatagttttgctgttattacactatatacacacaggttatatataagtatctgcatgttttgttcaccataacaaaccactaagttggtcttgtgagtcaaaatgcaacaaggagtgaccgccacacaccagccagccactcactgccactccctccctcaacacctcactcgccctcattctcctcccacaatactgtttttgcatttattcactatacagacgttatatatacatatttacatgttttgttcaccagaaCTGTATATCTAagtttgtatggtgagtaaaggcacaaagacgtagctactcacacagtcagctggtggcggccgccctcaaggccagacgcactaatatttctccttcaacaatattgtttgtggtgttattacgatatatacacacattatatataagtatctacctgttttattcaccatacctgtacaaataagctggtatggtgcccaaagaccatagtggccaccagtaaacaacatgacaagtcgtgcagacgacacaCCTACATCACCAAaacggcggctcccaacctactcctcttgctgttattacactcaatgcacacgttatatataagtatctacatttgtgttcaccatagcgaaccactaagctggtaaggtgagtgcagtcaataaaaggtggccacacacagtcaaaagacgatgccaccaccaccctccctcccactgcattactcctccctccatggagcacagtgctaaatatcaccacaatcctgctattatcagaatcctggtcagttttatcacagtcaggggtcttctgaaataatatcatcgctaaataatagcagtatcatatatattatggcatttttaggcgatgctgtggtcacaagctgatcagcggtgctgtgagctcgtgctgcgtgcgccagccttggtggcatgCTTAATACTGATGCTcttacacccaagaatgttggcctggattttttttctaggtggcatctggcaactatcgcatAGTGGCAACTATagtggctgcactatagctgcccctatcccaggcggggtgtttaaattatagtgctagacacgaaatcatatatatatgatgtgcgcggtttcggttttgtcactgaaatcatatatatatgatttgcgcagtttaagggttaaatattGTCCCAGCACTAGAAGCTAGGGACAAGAGCATAAGCAATATGAAGAACTAAGAAGACCCAAGAAGCAATTGGCAACAGAATGTACATGAACAACCATATACACAGAGAGACTTGTAGCGAGGATAAGCAATACACTCACCCCCAACAATCTCATGTGCTAATGAGAGAAGCCAACCCTCACATTAACATCAAAGTTCATCCCCCTAATGACAGGTAACATCCCTTCCAACCTATTGGAGGATGGTAAGGTGTATAGAAGGTGTATACATGTATATCTATATGCAATGTATATATAAGGGTGCAGCCAGGCACTGAATGACAGTCAAGAATTAATGTCCAGAGTCCAGAAAAGATCCAGTCGCTGAAAGACGAAACCAAAAAGTTACCAAAATCCAGGGCTGTGCCCCAGTGTAACGAAGAACAACATATACGTACAGGTTAAGGTCACATTAAGACTCATGCAAAGAGGCCAAGCAAACAGTACAAACCATACCCAACACTAATTCCAACAGCGAGAACCAGTGCCTGGCTGACAGTGTAACCAGATCGTATAATCTCGCCTGTAGAGCGTAGGCACTATCATGTCACGACACAGCTTACCAATGTAACATTCCGGGAGCATTGCAAGTGGAGCATGTCCAGAGATGCGTGTGCAGGAGGAGAAGAATAGGTATAGTGTAGAGGTGGAGGCGGCACCACTCCGAGCCACCCCATACCCTAGTTTTTTTTCAGAGAAAAGAACTAGGCGAGTGTCCTCATATATAAAATCCAGAACTCCCCCGGTAACAAGGGGGCTATgattagagagagaagataaACGAGAGCGGCGTACCAcccataattacctaagtgtagttacaggataagagctacgctcgtggagtcccgtcttcccagcttcccagctcatataacgctttgaaactactgacagtcttggcctccaccaccttctcacctaacttgttccaaccgtctaccactctgtttgcgaaagtgaattttcttatatttcttcggcatctgtgtttagctagtttaaatctatgacctcttggtcttaaagttccaggtctcaggaaatcttccctatcgattttatcaattcctgttactattttgtatgtagtgatcatatcacctctttttcttctgtcttctagttttggcatatttaatgcctctaacctctcctcgtagctcttgcccttcagttcagggagccacttagtagcgtgtctttgcaccttttccagtttgttgatgtgcttcttaagatatgggcaccacacaacagctgcatattctagctttggcttaacaaaagtcgtgaacagtttctttagtatatcgccatccatgtatttaacactttggcgtgccccgcccgccacccctcaactgtgcgtttTGGGTCCCAGCctttcacgggagcgcgcgttaattctgaaaagtgtatactctcttcaactttgtcaccttaattctcgtcctacgagattaaatttggtatcattgtgttcgcaatataattctctacagcactatatGCATATAAacgccaaaagcccggctaattacccgcagcaaacagagaaagtgcgaacgagttacccaggagcccgCAAAAGCGATAAAATATGTTCACTCTTTTCcccctggtcacctcaattttcgtcttaggtctttcattttggtatcaatgggttcgcaatagaattctctagaggaacattagcatattaaattaaaaacctggtcacgctccacccgccgacgacttgaagacgggccacgcgttaaccgcgagtgagcgcccagacgccttccagctacactcccaattcctgcccacaaatgtttagtatttagtattttagtatatgtagtattattgtttagtattttttgtgtagtagttgtacatcacataagcattgcagatagccatttgcacaaaatagatggtcattttcttcgtccatttgtgagttttccttatgaagtgataatatttgatcatttggtcactcctcgttactttttgactcataatagctacttagtggttcgttataatgaacaaaacatgcagatacttgcaggtgatgagtcacaataaagtggctgaagtatgttgaccagaccacacactagaaattgaagggacgacgacgtttcggtccgtcctggaccattctcaagttgatcacaatcgacttgagaagggttaacccttaacatgctaggggtataataaaGTAACGAAAAAGTAACGAggcgtgaccgccgtgtaccagccagccactcacgccctccctcaagtcatctgactcacccacattctcctcccacaatactgtttttgctataattcactatatagtttgatatatttatataataaaatgagtgaatcattgctgtactcaaaaatatggtgtgcatattgttgattcaattatgttcatcaatcggtgaacaaatattttgtcggttattacactatacgcacaggttatatataagtatctgcatgttttgttcactataacgaaccactaagtagctgttatgagtcaaaaagtaacgaggagtgaccaccgtgtaccagccagccactcccgccctccctcaagtcatctgactcacccacattctcctcccacaatactgtttttgctataattcactatatacagacgttatatataagtacctacatgttttgttcaccataactgtacatctaagcttgtatggtgaggtgagtaaaggcacaaagacgtaggacctcacacagtcagctgatggctgccgccctcaaggccagacgcaataaatttctcctccaacaatactgtgtgctgttattatgctatatacacacattatatataaatatctacctgttttattcaccatacttgtacaagtaaactggtatggtactcaaagaccatcgtggtaaccagtaaacaacaccgtcgtctgcacggtggcgtcgtctgcacgacgccaccgccctcaccaaaatggcggctcctaaccttctcttgctgtttatacccctctatacacacgttatatataagtatctacatttgtgaccaccatagcgaaccactaagctggtatggtgagtgcagtcaataaaaggtggccacacacagtcagaagacatcgccaccaccctccctcccacagcattactcctccctccatggcgcacagcgctaaatatcaccacaatcctgctattatcagaaccctggtcagttttatcagtcaggggtcttctgtaataatatcgctacataatagcatgaacaagtatattttggcatttttaggcgatgttgtggtcacaagctgaacagcagtgctgttagctcatgctgcgtgcgtcaggcttggttgctcactcaatactgagggcaataacacccgggagtttggcccacgattttttttttaaatggcgtctgtttacaagagccctgatgaaggtgtggtgaaccccgtgtaaccgcgggccatttaaatcttgcgtagtactccaacacgtcatatgacgtgatgcgcagttgactggaacaacgtccaacacgtcatatgacttgatgcgcactttaagggttaaggacctgcccgaaacgctgcgcgtactagtggctttacaagagtgtaaatactgtactatgctatgtattctcacaaacccaatgtaccttcttgtatataaataaataaataaataattaaataaataaataaataaatttcattATTTCGAAGCTGTAGGTCACTGAAccgtggcgacgaaatcgaacgaAACACGCATGGtggtgtgcatctgagctcagcattccacttcacctgatctttcaggcatccctgtgtacaggaatcgtagcagacgtgtggaaacaggctaacatagtttcaatctacaaaagtggcagcagggaagaccccctcaattagagacctgtatcattgacaagtgtaatagtgaaagtattggaaaaactaatcaaaactaaatgggtagaacatctggagagaaattatataatatcagacagaccgtatggttttcgatctggaagatcctgtgtatcgaatttactcagtttctatgatcgagccaaagagatattacaggaaagagttggttgggttgactgcatctatctggacctaaaaaaggctttcgacagagttccacataagaggttgttctggaaactggaaaatattggaggggtaacaggtaagcttctaacatggatgaaaaattttctgactgatagaaaaatgagggcagtaatcagaggcaatgtatcggactggagaaatgtcacaagtggagtaccacagggttcagttcttgcaccagtgatgtttaatgtctacataaatgatctaccagttggtatacagaattatatgaacatgtttgctgatgatgctaagataataggaaggataagaaacttagatgattgtcatgcccttcaagatgacctggacaaaataagtatatggagcaccacttggcaaatggaatttaatgttaataaatgccatgttatggaatgtggaataggagaacatagaccccacacaacctatatattatgtgagaaatctttaaagaattctgataaagaaagagatctaagggtggttctagatagaaaactatcacctgaggaccacataaagaatattgtgcaaaggggcctatgccacactttctaacttcagaattgcttttaaatacatggatggcgatatactaaagaaattgttcacgacttttgttaggccaaagttagaatatgcagcagtggtgtggtgtccatatcttaagaagcacatcaacaaactggaaaaggtgcaaagacatgctactaagtggctcccagaactgaaaggcaagagctatgaggagaggttagaggcattaaatatgccaaaactagaagacagaagaaaaagaggtgatatgatcactacatacaaaataataacaggaattgataaaatcgattgggaagatttcctgagacctggaactttaagaacaagaggtcatagatttaaactagctaaacacagatgccgaagaaatataagaaaattcactttcgcaaacagagtggtagacggttggaacaagttaggtgaggtggtggtggaggccaagaccgtcagtagtttcaaagcgttatatgacaaagagtgctgggaagacgggacaccacgagcgtagctctcatcctgtaactacacttaggtaattacggattagacccgtccacttgcACAGGGGTTGTTGtgccaataacatgaataatttctcaaatagctgatttctatcatattacagtatattttttattttatttagttcAGCTTAATTAGGATAATTAAAAACTATTAGAACACCAGTtttaaaaatgatttatttatctgaaactttcaaagtcatgggtcgctgaactatgacgacaaagattaaagtgagt
The sequence above is a segment of the Procambarus clarkii isolate CNS0578487 unplaced genomic scaffold, FALCON_Pclarkii_2.0 HiC_scaffold_112, whole genome shotgun sequence genome. Coding sequences within it:
- the LOC138360474 gene encoding tigger transposable element-derived protein 7-like encodes the protein MSQSSIRGVQDLKRKRKYLSIDQKIDLIEKAERGYSVTRLAQEFNIGKATHRAKGIAVSVDSIRNAAERLAEKLNIDNFKASTGWVCRFKERHGIINKKICGEALSADVGSVNAFKYKLSQHMVSNNLSWFQVYNADETGFNWKCLQRNTLASRLEESIPGRKVSKERISALLCGNADGSHRTKCAIVGKSANPRALKNCMNRLPVVYYNTKNACFTQIIFEDWFQNHFCKEVRKHQINERGIRPADVKAMLLVDNAPAHPIAKLTSPDGKITCMALPPNTTSLIQPMDQGVIYALKRLYKRAMNVEIMEVLLSQEDERLNKDTRASRTLENFKKYSIKDAIYIWAKQWNELKVTTLKNAWNKILSPVPGENKDEDDYDFEGFDNAIFETLRDAGEEDLQLSDVTEWLDNDADDPGYGELTDDEIIQCVTGNGDEDAEEEEDTCSMLPIPYAASLQNLNQLLDMVAVTDDEDVADYYLHLRGLKDIIMKKIIMKKQTKIQKFLEMQWSQAEQQC